TGTGCCTGTGGTGACTATATTCGGACCCACGTCACCCTCATTTGGATATGCGCCTTATGGAAAGAATGTACAGATCGTGGAAAAAGCGCTTTCCTGCCGTCCCTGCCATCACCATGGCCCTATGGTATGCCCGAAAGAACACTTTCGCTGCATGAGGGATATCACCGTGAATGATGTGATGGACGCTATCGAAAGGACAGGGGCGCTTACTTGAAGATACTCCATATCGATACGGAAAGGACATGGCGTGGCGGTGAACAGCAGGTTCTTTATCTCCTCAGGGGCTTGAGAGAGAGAGGGCATGATTCAACGGTCATCTGTCAGCCGGCAAGTCCTTTAGCCGAAAGGGCGGGCGCTGAAGGCATCCATGTGAAAGAGGTCGCTATGAAGGGGGGCCTGGACCCCTTTGCAGTATTTGAAATTTCAAGGGCATACAGGCAGGGCTACCAGATATGTCATATGCATACTTCTAATGCCCATAGCCTCGGTTATTATGCGTCATTGCTTGCAAAAGGTCCGAAGCTCGCCGTATCGAGAAGAGTTAGTTTTCCCCTTAAGGGTTTTTTAGGTAAGTTGAAATACACCGGTGCAGACAGAATTATTGCCGTATCGGCTGAAATAAAGAAAGGGCTTGTTAAAAAGGGGATTGATGAAGAGAAAGTTGCCGTCGTGCACAGCGCCATTGATCTTAAACGTTTTGATAAATATGAAGGGGAGCCTGAAAAACCGGTAGTCGGAATCTTTGCTCATCTGGCTGAACACAAGGGCCATAAATATTTTTTCGATGCCGGATTAAAGATTTCCAAAGACTTTCCCCATGTTTCCTTTATAGTGGCAGGTGATGGAGAAGAAAGGGGAAACCTTGAAAAATACGTTGAGTCCCTTGGCATTGAAGGAAAAGTGGATTTTAGGGGGTTTAGCAAGGAAGTTCCCTCTTTGCTAAAGGAATGTACCATTACAGTTCTCTCTTCCATAAGTGGTGAAGGATCGCCCGGTGTATTGAAAGA
The window above is part of the Deltaproteobacteria bacterium genome. Proteins encoded here:
- a CDS encoding lipopolysaccharide heptosyltransferase II; this translates as VPVVTIFGPTSPSFGYAPYGKNVQIVEKALSCRPCHHHGPMVCPKEHFRCMRDITVNDVMDAIERTGALT
- the pelF gene encoding GT4 family glycosyltransferase PelF — encoded protein: MKILHIDTERTWRGGEQQVLYLLRGLRERGHDSTVICQPASPLAERAGAEGIHVKEVAMKGGLDPFAVFEISRAYRQGYQICHMHTSNAHSLGYYASLLAKGPKLAVSRRVSFPLKGFLGKLKYTGADRIIAVSAEIKKGLVKKGIDEEKVAVVHSAIDLKRFDKYEGEPEKPVVGIFAHLAEHKGHKYFFDAGLKISKDFPHVSFIVAGDGEERGNLEKYVESLGIEGKVDFRGFSKEVPSLLKECTITVLSSISGEGSPGVLKESMAAGVPVITTDVGGSAEVVENGRSGIVVPPADSEALAKGMEKLLGHKSFREAMRRGGLERVKAFSAENMVDKTEALYREILRIK